One genomic segment of Anas platyrhynchos isolate ZD024472 breed Pekin duck chromosome 32, IASCAAS_PekinDuck_T2T, whole genome shotgun sequence includes these proteins:
- the LOC140000467 gene encoding olfactory receptor 14J1-like: MAYDRYVAICKPLHYGTFMSSRACMKTAAAAWGGSFFYSVLHTANTFSIPLCQGNALDQFFCEVPQILKLSCSDAYLRELCVIAVSLCLAFGCFVFIVLSYVQIFRAVLRMPSEQGRHKAFSTCLPHLAVVSLFISTGTVAYLRPPSISSSSLDLVVAVLYSVVPPTLNPLIYSMRNQELKDSLKKMILLAVLQQD, encoded by the coding sequence atggcctatgaccgctacgttgccatctgcaaacccctgcactacgggacctttatgagcagcagagcttgtatgaaaacagcagcagctgcctggggtgGAAGTTTTTTCTATTCCGTGCTGCACAcggccaatacattttccataCCACTGTGCCAAGGCAacgccctggaccagttcttctgtgaagtcccccagatcctcaagctctcctgctcggatgcctacctcagggaactTTGCGTCATTGCAGTTAGTCTTTGTTTAGCTTTTGGGTGTTTTGTCTTCATTGTCCTGTCCTacgtgcagatcttcagggctgtgctgaggatgccctctgagcagggccggcacaaagccttttccacgtgcctccctcacctggccgtggtctccctgttcatcAGCACTGGCACAGTTGCCTACCTGaggcccccctccatctcctcctcatCCCTGGATCTGGTGGTGGCAGtcctgtactcggtggtgcctccaacGCTGaatcccctcatctacagcatgaggaaccaggagctgaaggattccctgaaaaaaatgattctGTTGGCAGTACTTCAGCAGGACTAA
- the LOC140000466 gene encoding olfactory receptor 14J1-like, which produces MAYDRYVAICKPLHYGTIMDSRACVNIAAAAWGSTFLYAVLHTANAFSLPLCQGNALDQFFCEIPQILKLSCSDAYLREGGLLVVSAVLAFGCFVFLVLSYVQIFRAVLRIASEQGQHKAFSTCLPHLAVVSMFLSTAFFAYLKSPSMSSSQSLNLFLAVLYLVVPPAVNPLIYSMRNQELKDAVWNLMTVFQKRQAVYHPSHITQIKTHSSASSFYFKDCP; this is translated from the coding sequence atggcctatgaccgctacgttgccatctgcaaacccctgcactacgggacaataatggacagcagagcttgtgtcaacatagcagcagctgcctggggcagtacttttctctatgctgtactgcacactgccaatgccttttcccttcccctctgccaaggcaatgccctggaccagttcttctgtgaaataccccagatcctcaagctctcctgttcAGATGCTTACCTCAGAGAGGGTGGGCTTCTTGTGGTTAGTGCTGTTTTAGcatttgggtgttttgttttccttgtgctgtcctatgtgcagatcttcagggctgtccTGAGGATTGCctcagagcagggccagcacaaagccttttccacatgcctccctcacctggccgtggtctccatgtttctcagcactgccttttttgcctacctgaagtcCCCCTCCATGTCCTCTTCCCAGTCCCTGaatctttttcttgctgttttgtaCTTGGTGGTACCTCCAGCAGtcaaccccctcatctacagcatgaggaaccaggagcttaAGGATGCAGTGTGGAACCTCATGACTGTTTTTCAGAAGCGACAAGCTGTCTATCATCCTTCTCATATCACTCAAATTAAAACTCATTCCA